DNA from Nocardioides seonyuensis:
GGCCCCAGGACGGCCAGCCTCCCCAGCGCCACGACGCTCCACCCCTGGTGTCGGTCGTAGTCGAAGTGGTCGATCTCGAACGCAGCCTCGTTGCGCGGACCGTAGGTCGCGAGCTCGCTGTAGGGAGAGGTGCGGATGAAGATCGCGCCGTCGTTCACGGCGTAGTTGACCGGCACGATCCGGGGGCCACCCGGGGTGGTGACGGCGATTCGGCCCATCACCCCGCCGGTCAGCAGGTCCAGGCACTCACGCTGGGTGAGCTCCACCGGTTCGGACATGTCGGCCTCCTTCTTGTCGCCTCCAGTGTCTCCGCCCCCGGCCGGGGTGGCACGGGTCCTTGGTCCCTTGTTCGACGAGTCCACCGCGTGGTCGTCGACAGGGAGGACGGCAGCAGGGCCCCGGTCCGAAGACCGGGGCCCTGCTGGTCGTGCTCTGGATCGACTCGGATCAGAAGTCCATGCCACCCATGCCACCGGTCGGGTCGCCCATCGGGGCGGCCTTCTCCGGCTTGTCGGCCACGACGGCCTCGGTGGTGAGGAACAGCGCCGCGATGGAAGCGGCGTTCTGGAGGGCCGAGCGGGTGACCTTGGCCGGGTCGATGATGCCCTCGGCGATCATGTCGACGTAGTCACCGGTCGCGGCGTTCAGGCCGTGACCCGGCTCGAGGTTGCGGACCTTCTCGGCCACCACGCCGCCCTCGAGACCGGCGTTGATCGCGATCTGCTTGAGGGGGGCCTCGATCGCGACCTTCACGATGTTGGCGCCGGTCGCCTCGTCACCGGTGAGCTCGAGCTTGTCGAACGCCTGGGCACCGGCCTGCACGAGCGCCACGCCACCTCCGGCGACGATGCCCTCCTCGACAGCCGCCTTCGCGTTGCGGACGGCGTCCTCGATGCGGTGCTTGCGCTCCTTGAGCTCGACCTCGGTGGCCGCGCCGACCTTGATGACCGCGACACCGCCGGCCAGCTTGGCCAGGCGCTCCTGCAGCTTCTCGCGGTCGTAGTCGGAGTCGGACTTCTCGATCTCGGCGCGGATCTGGTTGACCCTGCCCTCGATCTGACCGGCGTCGCCGGCACCCTCGACGATGGTGGTCTCGTCCTTGGTGATGACGACCTTGCGGGCCTGGCCGAGGAGCTCGATGCCGGCCGACTCGAGCTTGAGGCCGACCTCCTCGGAGATGACCTGGCCGCCGGTGAGGATCGCGATGTCCTGGAGCATGGCCTTGCGACGGTCACCGAAGCCGGGAGCCTTGACGGCGACCGACTTGAAGGTGCCCTTGATCTTGTTGACCACCAGGGTCGAGAGGGCCTCGCCGTCGACGTCCTCGGCGATGATGACCAGCGGCTTGCCGGACTGCATGACCTTCTCCAGCAGCGGGAGGAGGTCCTTGACCGTGGAGACCTTGGAGTTGGCGATGAGGATGTAGGGGTCCTCGAGGACCGCCTCCATGCGCTCGAGGTCGGTGGCGAAGTAGGCCGAGATGTAGCCCTTGTCGAAGCGCATGCCCTCGGTCAGCTCGAGGTCCAGCCCGAAGGTGTTGGACTCCTCGACCGTGATGACGCCTTCCTTGCCGACCTTGTCCATGGCCTCGGCGATGATCTCGCCGACGGTGGTGTCAGCAGCGGAGATCGACGCGGTGGACGCGATCTGCTCCTTGGTCTCGACGTCCTTGGCCATCGAGAGCAGCTGCTCGGAGACGGACGCGACGGCGGCCTCGATGCCTCGCTTGAGACCCATGGGGTTGGCGCCGGCGGCCACGTTGCGCAGGCCCTCGCGGACCATGGCCTGGGCCAGCACGGTGGCGGTGGTGGTGCCGTCACCCGCGACGTCGTCGGTCTTCTTGGCGACCTCCTTGACCAGCTCGGCGCCGATCTTCTCGTAGGGGTCCTCGAGCTCGATCTCCTTGGCGATGGAGACGCCGTCGTTGGTGATCGTGGGCGCGCCCCACTTCTTCTCCAGGACGACGTTGCGCCCCTTGGGGCCGAGGGTGACCTTGACCGCGTCGGCGAGGGTGTTCATCCCGCGCTCGAGGCCGCGGCGGGCCTCTTCGTTGAAAGCAATCAGCTTTGCCATAACTCGTGAACTTCCTTCGTCATGAGTCAAGTGTGTGTACGGCGGCGGATGGGCTGCCCGCGACGGACGGTGCGACGGCCCGGCAGACCATTCCCGCCGGCGTTGCGCACCTCAGCGTCACCCGTGCCGAGTTGTCACTCTCATGTCGAGAGTGCCAGCCTCATGTTTAGCACTCGCATGGGGAGAGTGCAAACGCCGGTCAGGGCATCTCCACGAGTCGGATGGACGTGGTCGCCTGGATGAGCGCCACCTTGAAGAGGTCCTTGAGGTCCGCCCCGCTCGCCGCGCAGAAGAAGTAGTCACCGTCGGCGTTCTCCGCAGTCCGGCCGCTGCCGCTCCCACAGTCCGAGGCCGAGCTGGAGACTCCCGTGACAGGGTTCGGGGAGGCTGCCGAGGCCAGCACGTCGCGGACCTTGCTGCCGGTCCCGTTCGTGTTGCACGTGAAGGTGTTGGCGTTGCCGAAGCCGATGGTCATGATGACGACGTCGTCCTTCTTCGCCTCGTCCGCGATCTTGGTGAAGTTGTCACAGCCGACCTGCCCTGCGCCGCTCTGACGGTAGTCCTTGCCCATCTCGCTGGAGCTGTCGAGCCCGGAGTAGTTGCCCACGATGGTCTCCTCGGGACGCCCATCGGTCTCGAGGATGACGAGCTTGGT
Protein-coding regions in this window:
- the groL gene encoding chaperonin GroEL (60 kDa chaperone family; promotes refolding of misfolded polypeptides especially under stressful conditions; forms two stacked rings of heptamers to form a barrel-shaped 14mer; ends can be capped by GroES; misfolded proteins enter the barrel where they are refolded when GroES binds); protein product: MAKLIAFNEEARRGLERGMNTLADAVKVTLGPKGRNVVLEKKWGAPTITNDGVSIAKEIELEDPYEKIGAELVKEVAKKTDDVAGDGTTTATVLAQAMVREGLRNVAAGANPMGLKRGIEAAVASVSEQLLSMAKDVETKEQIASTASISAADTTVGEIIAEAMDKVGKEGVITVEESNTFGLDLELTEGMRFDKGYISAYFATDLERMEAVLEDPYILIANSKVSTVKDLLPLLEKVMQSGKPLVIIAEDVDGEALSTLVVNKIKGTFKSVAVKAPGFGDRRKAMLQDIAILTGGQVISEEVGLKLESAGIELLGQARKVVITKDETTIVEGAGDAGQIEGRVNQIRAEIEKSDSDYDREKLQERLAKLAGGVAVIKVGAATEVELKERKHRIEDAVRNAKAAVEEGIVAGGGVALVQAGAQAFDKLELTGDEATGANIVKVAIEAPLKQIAINAGLEGGVVAEKVRNLEPGHGLNAATGDYVDMIAEGIIDPAKVTRSALQNAASIAALFLTTEAVVADKPEKAAPMGDPTGGMGGMDF
- a CDS encoding pyridoxamine 5'-phosphate oxidase family protein; this translates as MSEPVELTQRECLDLLTGGVMGRIAVTTPGGPRIVPVNYAVNDGAIFIRTSPYSELATYGPRNEAAFEIDHFDYDRHQGWSVVALGRLAVLGPEELEDVRRIWEPRPWAGGHRNLYLRLPWREVSGRRVGGSAVGMSAPVHRVL